The following coding sequences are from one Delphinus delphis chromosome 19, mDelDel1.2, whole genome shotgun sequence window:
- the CRYBA1 gene encoding beta-crystallin A3, which yields METQTVQQELESLPTTKMAQTNPMPGSVGPWKITIYDQENFQGKRMEFTSSCPNVSERSFDNVRSLKVECGAWIGYEHTSFCGQQFVLERGEYPRWDAWSGSNAYHIERLMSFRPICSANHKESKITIFEKENFIGRQWEICDDYPSLQAMGWFNNEVGSMKIQCGAWVCYQYPGYRGYQYILECDHHGGDYKHWREWGSHAQTSQIQSIRRIQQ from the exons ATGGAGACCCAGACTGTGCAGCAGGAGCTGG AATCCCTTCCAACCACCAAGATGGCTCAAACTAACCCCATGCCGGGGTCTGTGGGGCCATGGAAG ATAACCATCTATGACCAGGAGAACTTCCAGGGCAAGAGAATGGAGTTCACCAGCTCCTGCCCAAATGTCTCTGAGCGCAGTTTTGACAATGTCCGGTCTCTCAAGGTGGAATGTGGCGC CTGGATTGGTTATGAGCATACCAGCTTCTGCGGGCAACAGTTTGTCCTGGAGAGAGGAGAGTACCCTCGCTGGGATGCCTGGAGCGGGAGTAATGCCTACCACATTGAGCGCCTCATGTCCTTCCGCCCCATCTGTTCAGCT AATCATAAGGAGTCTAAGATTACCatctttgagaaagaaaactttattGGACGACAATGGGAAATCTGTGATGACTACCCCTCCTTGCAAGCCATGGGTTGGTTCAACAACGAAGTTGGTTCCATGAAGATACAATGTGGAGC CTGGGTTTGCTACCAGTATCCTGGATACCGTGGCTATCAGTATATCTTGGAATGTGACCATCATGGAGGAGACTATAAACACTGGAGAGAGTGGGGTTCTCATGCCCAGACTTCCCAGATTCAATCAATTCGCCGTATCCAACAGTAG